The proteins below are encoded in one region of Diceros bicornis minor isolate mBicDic1 chromosome 14, mDicBic1.mat.cur, whole genome shotgun sequence:
- the LOC131413947 gene encoding olfactory receptor 5V1-like, which produces MEGKNQTALSEFIILGFSSLNELQFLLFTIFFLTYICTLGGNIFIILLIVADPHLHTPMYHFLGNLAFLDICYTTTNVPQMTAHLLSEKKSISYGGCVAQLFAFIFFVGSECLLLAAMAYDRYIASCKPLRYSVIMNKTLYSQLSASCWTGGFLNSVVHTVLTFRLPFCGNNQINYFFCDIPPLLILSCGDTSVNELALLSIGVFIGWIPFLCIVLSYLYIISSILRIHSSEGRCKAFSTCASHLIIVLLYYGSAIFTYVRPLSAYSLEKDRLISVLYSVVTPMLNPIIYTLRNKDIKEAVKAVRNKWQPPVLSFDM; this is translated from the coding sequence ATGGAAGGAAAGAATCAAACAGCTCTGTCTGAATTCATCATTTTGGGATTCTCCAGCCTAAATGAATTGCAGTTTTTACTATTCACCATCTTCTTTCTGACTTATATCTGTACTTTGGGAGGaaatatattcattatcttgCTGATTGTGGCTGATCCACATCTACACACACCCATGTATCATTTTCTAGGGAATTTGGCCTTTCTTGACATCTGTTACACCACCACCAATGTCCCCCAGATGACGGCTCATCTTCTATCAGAGAAGAAAAGCATTTCCTATGGGGGCTGTGTGGCTCAACTTTTTGCATTCATATTCTTTGTAGGATCAGAGTGTCTTCTCCTGGCAGCAATGGCATATGATCGTTACATTGCAAGCTGTAAGCCCCTAAGGTATTCAGTTATTATGAACAAGACTCTGTATAGCCAATTATCAGCCTCATGCTGGACTGGTGGTTTCCTCAACTCAGTGGTGCACACAGTACTGACATTCCGCCTGCCCTTCTGTGGCAACAACcagattaattatttcttctgtgACATCCCCCCTTTGCTGATCTTGTCTTGTGGGGACACTTCTGTCAATGAACTGGCATTGCTCTCCATTGGAGTCTTCATTGGTTGGATTCCTTTTCTGTGTATTGTCCTTTCCTACCTTTACATAATCTCCTCCATCTTGAGGATCCACTCCTCAGAGGGGAGATGCAAAGCCTTTTCTACCTGTGCCTCCCACCTGATCATTGTCCTTCTCTATTATGGCAGTGCCATTTTCACATATGTACGGCCACTCTCCGCTTACTCATTGGAGAAAGACAGGCTAATCTCAGTATTATATAGTGTTGTTACCCCCATGCTAAACCCTATAATTTACACATTGAGGAATAAGGACATCAAAGAAGCTGTGAAAGCTGTGAGGAACAAGTGGCAGCCACCAGTTCTCTCTTTTGATATGTAA